One genomic region from Apodemus sylvaticus chromosome 1, mApoSyl1.1, whole genome shotgun sequence encodes:
- the LOC127682692 gene encoding major allergen I polypeptide chain 1-like, whose protein sequence is MKLAVALVLLGAALLLTSGGDCGLCPVIERKVELFFHGNSKDYLQHVKAYTNNPDLLEEAERMKNCVDSKLTEEEKTHITNVIERIKASPYC, encoded by the exons ATGAAGCTCGCTGTTGCTCTGGTGCTCCTCGGCGCTGCCCTGCTCCTGACTTCAGGAGGAG ATTGTGGCCTTTGCCCAGTAATAGAGAGAAAAGTTGAACTATTTTTTCACGGGAACTCGAAGGACTATCTTCAGCATGTGAAAGCATACACTAATAACCCTGACTTACTGGAAGAGGCTGAAAGAATGAAGAACTGTGTCGATAGCAAgttgacagaggaagagaagacacaCATAACCAATGTCATC gAAAGAATTAAAGCCAGCCCCTATTGTTGA